A single window of Sporosarcina sp. FSL W7-1349 DNA harbors:
- a CDS encoding YolD-like family protein — protein sequence MIRDRGRIKWTAMMLPEHVQKLREWHEEEHLPQKKEPDEQQFEEWNRLMAEALAEGFPLAITFWQGGKPCTVEGVIGHIDTAYSVLRLVSVEGESFLIPIRAIEQMSGTG from the coding sequence TTGATCCGAGATCGGGGACGGATAAAATGGACGGCGATGATGTTGCCGGAGCATGTCCAGAAATTGCGGGAGTGGCACGAAGAAGAGCATCTCCCACAGAAAAAGGAGCCGGATGAACAGCAATTCGAGGAGTGGAATCGGCTGATGGCCGAAGCACTGGCAGAGGGATTTCCGCTTGCCATTACGTTTTGGCAGGGAGGAAAACCATGCACGGTGGAAGGCGTGATCGGCCATATCGACACGGCCTATTCCGTGCTGCGGCTCGTCTCGGTGGAAGGGGAGTCTTTCCTCATTCCGATTCGAGCCATTGAACAGATGTCAGGAACCGGATGA
- a CDS encoding cytochrome c biogenesis CcdA family protein has product MATDLNYLLAFGAGFLSFISPCTLPLYPAFVSYITGMSLEELKPDSKRMTKSGMLHTLFFLIGFSIIFIVIGFGTTFVGTFFIENQELLRQIGAIFIVLFGLMIIGLFTPEFLMKERKLQFKNRPAGYFGTLLIGIAFAAGWQPCSGPIIGSIIFLAGTNPGSGMIYMLLYVLGFAIPFFVLSFFITRLTWIRKHNALIMKIGGYVMIAVGILLFFNGLQWLTSILSPIFGDFQGF; this is encoded by the coding sequence ATGGCAACAGATTTAAACTATCTTCTTGCGTTCGGAGCCGGCTTCCTCAGTTTCATCTCGCCTTGTACGTTGCCGCTTTATCCAGCGTTTGTCTCGTACATTACCGGCATGTCCCTAGAGGAATTGAAGCCGGATTCTAAACGGATGACGAAGAGCGGTATGCTCCACACGTTATTTTTCTTAATCGGGTTTTCAATCATTTTCATCGTCATTGGATTTGGAACGACATTCGTCGGCACATTTTTTATTGAAAACCAGGAATTGCTCAGACAAATCGGCGCCATCTTTATCGTTCTGTTCGGTTTGATGATCATCGGCCTATTTACGCCCGAGTTCTTAATGAAGGAACGGAAGCTCCAATTTAAAAATCGGCCGGCGGGTTACTTTGGGACCCTGTTGATCGGGATCGCCTTTGCCGCAGGATGGCAGCCTTGTTCCGGTCCAATTATCGGCTCGATCATCTTCCTAGCCGGGACCAACCCGGGTTCAGGCATGATCTATATGCTTCTCTATGTGCTCGGTTTTGCCATTCCATTTTTTGTATTGTCGTTCTTTATTACACGGCTTACGTGGATTCGTAAACACAATGCACTCATTATGAAAATCGGCGGCTACGTCATGATTGCCGTCGGGATTTTACTATTCTTTAACGGATTGCAGTGGCTGACTAGTATCTTGAGCCCGATTTTTGGGGATTTCCAAGGGTTTTAA
- a CDS encoding thioredoxin family protein — MKEIGSFQEWRDIVEQEPQLGLFVKTNHCSVCEGLYPQVAALAEQYPFPFYRVNVAEVPEIAGQLALFTAPVVLLFHEGKEMARFARFVQLEQLRHRMDELEKWGTADA; from the coding sequence ATGAAGGAAATCGGTTCGTTTCAGGAGTGGAGGGACATCGTAGAGCAAGAGCCGCAACTGGGACTCTTCGTCAAAACGAACCATTGCTCTGTCTGCGAAGGACTCTATCCTCAGGTGGCGGCCCTTGCGGAGCAGTACCCGTTCCCGTTCTATCGGGTTAATGTGGCGGAAGTGCCGGAGATTGCAGGCCAGCTCGCCCTCTTCACCGCGCCCGTCGTCCTGCTGTTCCACGAAGGGAAAGAGATGGCGCGGTTCGCCCGATTTGTCCAGTTAGAGCAACTCAGACATCGGATGGATGAGCTGGAGAAGTGGGGCACGGCCGATGCTTAA
- a CDS encoding CcdC family protein, translating to MLKLQGLIDFVFNEIPPVYLIVGSTVLFLVMGTFAFFVRAKAAKKPISPKRIILPPLFMSTGALMFLFEEFRVPPMQVVEAIIVGLLFSTLLIRTTHFEIKTGAIYVKRSKAFLFILGGLLVLRLIAKLVLSSSIDVGELGGMFWILAFAMIVPWRIGMLVKYRKINHASA from the coding sequence ATGCTTAAATTGCAAGGACTCATCGATTTCGTTTTTAATGAAATTCCGCCCGTCTACTTGATCGTCGGCTCCACTGTCCTGTTTCTCGTCATGGGGACGTTCGCTTTTTTTGTCCGCGCCAAAGCGGCCAAAAAGCCGATTTCCCCGAAGCGGATCATTTTGCCTCCATTGTTCATGTCTACGGGGGCCCTCATGTTTTTATTCGAGGAATTCCGGGTGCCGCCCATGCAAGTGGTGGAGGCGATCATCGTCGGCTTGCTGTTCTCGACGCTCTTGATCCGGACGACCCATTTCGAGATCAAGACGGGCGCCATCTACGTAAAGAGGTCCAAGGCATTCCTGTTCATCCTCGGTGGTCTTCTCGTACTCCGGCTCATCGCAAAACTGGTGTTGAGCAGTTCCATCGATGTCGGGGAGCTCGGCGGGATGTTCTGGATTCTCGCCTTCGCCATGATTGTCCCATGGCGGATCGGCATGCTTGTGAAATATAGGAAAATCAATCACGCCTCGGCGTGA
- a CDS encoding DUF2621 domain-containing protein: protein MWFILFWCVVLVVLFGIGGFFMFRKFLKVFPKADGKSTLDWEEFYVNKSLHLWNDEAKELLNELVSPVPELFRDVAKQKIASRIGQIALQDKAKTIGFDHIIRGYIVATPKRDHKFLRKKLTSMEIDLAPYEHLF from the coding sequence ATGTGGTTCATCCTGTTCTGGTGTGTCGTGCTCGTCGTCTTGTTCGGGATTGGCGGCTTTTTCATGTTCCGTAAATTTTTAAAAGTGTTCCCGAAAGCGGACGGCAAATCGACTCTCGATTGGGAAGAGTTTTATGTGAACAAATCGCTCCACTTGTGGAATGACGAAGCGAAAGAGCTGCTGAACGAGCTCGTCAGCCCGGTCCCAGAGCTTTTCCGAGATGTCGCCAAGCAAAAGATAGCATCCCGAATAGGTCAAATCGCCTTGCAAGATAAAGCGAAAACAATCGGATTCGATCATATTATCCGTGGTTATATTGTCGCCACGCCCAAACGGGACCATAAATTCCTCCGCAAAAAATTGACATCGATGGAGATCGACTTGGCCCCGTACGAGCATTTATTTTAA
- a CDS encoding DUF1659 domain-containing protein, with protein sequence MATIEFKSAIGRVHFDGGMTEEGKLIRKSKSYRHIAENVTADNLYTALNELASLSSLPFIGAEKVETSEVYD encoded by the coding sequence ATGGCGACAATTGAATTTAAAAGTGCAATCGGACGGGTACATTTCGATGGAGGCATGACGGAGGAAGGGAAGCTGATCCGTAAATCGAAATCGTACCGCCATATCGCGGAAAACGTCACAGCGGACAATTTGTACACGGCGCTGAACGAGCTGGCTTCCCTTTCCTCGCTGCCATTCATCGGAGCGGAAAAGGTGGAAACCTCGGAGGTATACGACTAA
- a CDS encoding DUF2922 domain-containing protein: MAKTLQLNFTTATGKKLMLPVDEPREDLTPQEVTAAMQTVIASGAFLVDGYPLETAGSARIVERQVTDLVKG; this comes from the coding sequence ATGGCGAAAACGTTACAATTGAATTTTACCACGGCGACGGGCAAGAAATTGATGCTGCCTGTGGATGAACCGCGGGAGGATTTGACACCGCAGGAAGTGACGGCCGCGATGCAGACGGTCATCGCATCAGGTGCGTTCCTCGTGGATGGCTATCCGCTTGAAACGGCGGGAAGTGCCCGCATCGTCGAACGACAAGTCACGGATCTAGTGAAAGGGTAA
- a CDS encoding YvrJ family protein, giving the protein MEPWLELIQEIGFPIFVSFYLLHRLESKLTAIHDALITLKVK; this is encoded by the coding sequence ATGGAACCTTGGTTGGAGTTGATACAGGAAATTGGATTTCCGATATTCGTATCCTTTTACCTGTTGCATCGTCTTGAATCGAAATTGACGGCCATCCACGATGCGCTCATCACCCTAAAGGTGAAATAA
- a CDS encoding SCO family protein — MKKIKLPILFILMLVVSACSGPGGFKADHKYEIPPFEYTNQNGEKVSLDDLKGDVWLAQFVFTNCTTVCPPMMMNMAKIEEDLEKAGVEDYKIVSFSVDPKVDTPEKLQEYLELFNVKDENRWEMLTGYTLEEIAELAMKSFKTIVADIPDDDQVLHGTTFALVNQEGQVVKLYSGNEEVPFDQIEKDVKALIKEGA; from the coding sequence TTGAAAAAGATAAAACTTCCAATTCTATTCATTCTCATGTTAGTAGTGAGTGCTTGTTCCGGTCCAGGAGGATTCAAAGCGGATCATAAATACGAAATACCTCCATTTGAATATACGAACCAGAACGGGGAAAAAGTTTCGCTGGATGATTTGAAAGGGGACGTCTGGCTCGCCCAGTTCGTTTTCACGAACTGCACGACCGTTTGTCCGCCAATGATGATGAATATGGCGAAAATCGAGGAAGACTTGGAGAAGGCTGGAGTGGAAGACTATAAAATCGTCTCGTTCAGTGTCGATCCGAAAGTGGACACACCGGAAAAGCTTCAGGAATATCTCGAATTGTTCAATGTGAAAGATGAAAACCGATGGGAAATGCTGACAGGTTATACGCTGGAGGAAATTGCGGAATTGGCGATGAAGTCGTTCAAGACAATCGTAGCCGACATCCCGGATGACGACCAGGTGCTCCATGGCACCACATTTGCCTTGGTGAATCAGGAAGGGCAAGTCGTGAAACTGTATAGCGGCAATGAAGAAGTCCCATTCGACCAAATCGAAAAAGACGTCAAAGCGCTCATTAAAGAAGGCGCGTAA
- a CDS encoding lytic transglycosylase domain-containing protein translates to MKKRKKKGNSVKLKAWLIVLLIPIAVTVFTLTAIIWTGLKHPEIIKKSAQTLLDIQDRHIGTTIPEEYIPIYQEAGEAYGVPWTLLAAHHRIETRFSTMDPLLSPVGAEGHMQFMPCTFVGWSYPGCKGLGKGVIPEKDKTDPEIIKKYGGYGVDANGDGIADPYDIEDAVFSAANYLSKSGAASGKYEQAIYQYNHSEKYVEDVLWFFEEFELYREEMENTS, encoded by the coding sequence ATGAAGAAACGGAAAAAGAAAGGGAATTCGGTGAAGCTGAAAGCATGGCTCATCGTGTTGCTGATCCCGATTGCAGTCACCGTATTTACATTGACCGCTATCATTTGGACAGGTCTGAAACATCCCGAAATTATCAAGAAATCAGCACAAACACTGCTCGATATTCAAGATCGGCATATTGGGACGACCATTCCGGAAGAGTATATCCCCATTTATCAAGAAGCGGGGGAGGCGTACGGCGTTCCGTGGACGCTGCTTGCGGCGCACCATCGGATCGAAACCCGATTTTCGACGATGGATCCACTCCTTTCCCCAGTCGGCGCTGAAGGGCATATGCAGTTCATGCCCTGCACATTCGTCGGGTGGAGTTATCCGGGATGCAAGGGGCTCGGCAAGGGGGTAATTCCGGAGAAGGATAAGACCGATCCGGAAATCATCAAAAAATACGGGGGCTACGGTGTCGATGCCAATGGCGACGGCATCGCGGATCCCTATGATATCGAGGACGCCGTTTTCAGCGCCGCTAATTACCTTTCCAAAAGCGGAGCGGCCTCCGGCAAGTACGAACAAGCGATTTATCAATACAATCATAGTGAAAAATATGTGGAAGACGTTCTATGGTTCTTTGAAGAATTCGAGTTGTATCGAGAAGAAATGGAAAATACATCATGA
- a CDS encoding GlsB/YeaQ/YmgE family stress response membrane protein, translated as MSFIWFLIIGGVIGWLAGLILGKDIPGGIIGNIIAGIVGAWIGGMLLGDWGPRVSDFYIVPALIGALVLVFIVSFIMKSMRRAS; from the coding sequence ATGAGTTTTATTTGGTTTTTAATTATTGGTGGAGTCATTGGTTGGTTAGCTGGTTTGATTTTGGGGAAAGACATCCCGGGCGGCATCATCGGTAATATCATTGCTGGTATCGTCGGTGCATGGATCGGTGGAATGCTTCTAGGGGATTGGGGACCGAGAGTTTCCGATTTCTATATCGTCCCTGCGTTGATCGGTGCACTGGTCCTCGTGTTTATCGTAAGCTTCATCATGAAATCCATGCGTCGCGCTTCATGA
- the ltrA gene encoding group II intron reverse transcriptase/maturase, which translates to MEQRGGISLIDKVVDINNLFNACKKVKANKGAPGVDGMTVEELFGHVAKYRDHLIRKLKDGSYEPLPVKRVEIPKPDGSKRKLGIPCVRDRMVQQAIYQVIGKVIDPYFSDMSFGFRPKRNQHQAIRQTIAYYEQGYKIVVDCDLKSYFDTIHHQKLMEYLKEFISDKIVLKLIWKFLKSGILEGGLISPTEEGAPQGGVLSPLLSNVYLNQLDRELERRGHKFVRFADDFCIYVKSRRAGERVLGNVSKFLEEDLKLTVNQKKSKVGSPVKLKFLGFCLHSTAKGVGCRPHQSAKKRFKAKLKGITKRNRAGHFEQIAKELNQVTVGWINYYGIGLMKQFIRSMAQWLNHRLRQLIWKRWKKTKTKYSQLRRLGIWHEEAWKVANSRKGYWRVSKSETLHKAIKTETLKKWGLKDLNHLYERRYLSY; encoded by the coding sequence ATGGAACAACGGGGTGGTATCAGTTTGATTGACAAAGTGGTGGATATCAACAATCTCTTCAATGCCTGCAAGAAAGTGAAGGCAAATAAAGGGGCGCCCGGTGTTGACGGAATGACAGTAGAGGAACTCTTTGGTCACGTCGCCAAATACCGCGACCATCTGATTCGGAAACTGAAAGACGGTTCGTACGAACCATTGCCTGTCAAACGGGTGGAAATTCCGAAACCGGATGGGTCAAAACGGAAATTGGGTATCCCTTGTGTTCGTGACCGAATGGTTCAGCAAGCAATCTATCAAGTGATTGGCAAGGTAATTGACCCGTACTTCTCCGATATGAGTTTCGGATTCCGTCCAAAGAGGAACCAGCATCAAGCCATCAGGCAAACCATCGCGTACTACGAACAAGGGTACAAAATTGTGGTTGATTGTGACCTGAAAAGTTACTTCGACACCATACATCATCAGAAATTGATGGAATACCTCAAAGAGTTCATCAGCGATAAGATTGTCCTGAAACTGATTTGGAAATTCCTCAAGAGCGGCATCTTGGAAGGCGGGCTTATCAGTCCGACAGAAGAAGGTGCTCCACAGGGCGGTGTTCTTTCTCCACTTCTTAGCAATGTCTACCTGAACCAATTGGACAGGGAACTGGAGAGAAGGGGACACAAATTCGTACGATTCGCAGATGACTTTTGTATTTATGTCAAAAGTAGACGGGCTGGGGAACGTGTACTGGGGAATGTCTCCAAGTTTCTCGAAGAAGACTTGAAACTAACCGTGAATCAAAAGAAGAGTAAAGTCGGTTCTCCAGTCAAACTGAAATTCCTGGGTTTTTGTCTACATTCCACCGCTAAAGGAGTCGGATGTAGACCACACCAATCTGCCAAGAAACGGTTCAAAGCCAAACTAAAAGGCATCACGAAACGGAATCGCGCGGGTCACTTCGAACAGATTGCCAAAGAACTAAATCAAGTGACAGTGGGTTGGATCAACTACTATGGAATTGGATTGATGAAACAATTTATCCGTTCCATGGCACAATGGTTAAACCATCGATTACGTCAATTGATATGGAAGCGTTGGAAGAAGACGAAGACGAAATACAGTCAACTACGCAGGCTTGGCATCTGGCACGAGGAAGCCTGGAAAGTGGCAAATTCCCGAAAGGGATATTGGCGAGTGTCCAAAAGCGAAACGCTCCACAAGGCAATCAAAACAGAAACGCTCAAAAAGTGGGGTCTGAAAGACCTGAACCACTTATATGAGCGTCGATACTTAAGTTATTGA